The Xenopus tropicalis strain Nigerian chromosome 7, UCB_Xtro_10.0, whole genome shotgun sequence genome includes a region encoding these proteins:
- the LOC116412344 gene encoding olfactory receptor 8H3-like yields the protein MASGSPKNVSGFIIQGFSDTPELQISLFVLILGIYLIILLGNLIIFLVISCNPHLHTPMYIFLQNLSLIDISSTSTVLPNLLHILLTQQNNISFLGCMTQMYVFVAFAASEYFLLTAMAYDRYVAICDPLHYIARMSRKHCAGLITAAFTVGFVDPVGHVVLISKLSYCASRLINHFFCDITPLLKLSCSSTFSVELLTYIVGALLIFNAFLLTLTSYIFIISAILKIQSSEGRQKAFSTCASHLACVITLYGTGFCLYVRPTTSYSLERDKYFSLLYIALGPVLNPLIYTLKNREFHSSLVKLRQRGFFLLIVNAT from the coding sequence ATGGCCTCAGGAAGTCCAAAAAATGtatcaggattcatcatccaagggttctctgatactcctgagcttcaaatctctctttttgtgctaatccttggaatctatctcatcattctgctgggaaatctcatcatattcttagtcatttcatgcaatcctcacttacacacccccatgtacatattcttgcagaacctttcactcatagacatttcttctacctcaactgttttacctaatttgctacatattcttctcacacaacaaaataacatttcattcttggggtgtatgactcaaatgtatgtttttgtcgCCTTTGctgccagtgaatactttctcctgacggccatggcatatgatcgttatgttgccatctgtgatccccttcattacattgcccgaatgagcaggaaacactgtgctgggcttataactgcagcattcactgttgggtttgttgACCCTGTTGGCCATGTTgtccttatatctaaactatcatattgtgcttcccgtctcattaaccatttcttctgtgatatcacaccattgctaaaactttcctgcagcagcacttttagtgtggaacttctAACCTACATTGTAGGGGCATTGCTGATTTTTAatgccttcctccttactctgacctcatacatatttatcatctctgctatcctgaaaatacaatcctcagaggggagacaaaaagccttttctacctgtgcttctcacctggcctgtgtgataaccctttatgggacaggatTTTGCTTGTatgtgagacccaccacaagttattccctggaaagagacaagtatttctcactgctgtacattgccctgggccctgtgctaaatcctcttatttacacactgaaaaatagagaatttcattCTTCACTTGTTAAACTGAGGCAAAGAGGTTTCTTTCTTTTAATTGTCAATGCCACTTAA